A window of Dickeya zeae NCPPB 2538 contains these coding sequences:
- a CDS encoding malonate decarboxylase holo-ACP synthase, protein MVTTRPHDLLWLASRDALEGIDAPWVASQWQPALPVVVRRDVDPAGLIPVGVRGLRRDQRAAGWVAAAQIVRVVTPDSLCNLSALLHSPFVSQPPVQLAIQLAQQHWPWQWGITGATAYALATQVPVLHAASDLDLLIRAPQALERDALANWQRLLSASPLCRADTQIETPNGAFALAEWLRDGQVLLKTNHGPRRVSDPWAMEP, encoded by the coding sequence ATGGTAACGACACGTCCGCACGATCTGTTATGGCTTGCCTCCCGCGATGCGCTGGAGGGTATTGATGCCCCTTGGGTCGCGAGCCAATGGCAACCGGCGCTGCCGGTGGTAGTGCGGCGTGACGTTGACCCGGCCGGGCTCATTCCGGTGGGGGTGCGCGGCCTGCGCCGCGACCAGCGTGCTGCCGGGTGGGTAGCAGCAGCGCAGATTGTTCGGGTGGTTACGCCAGACAGTCTGTGCAACCTGTCAGCGTTGCTGCATTCGCCGTTTGTTTCTCAGCCACCGGTACAGCTTGCGATTCAACTGGCGCAACAGCACTGGCCGTGGCAATGGGGCATCACCGGGGCTACCGCCTACGCGCTGGCAACGCAAGTGCCGGTACTGCATGCCGCCAGCGACCTGGACCTGCTGATTCGCGCACCACAGGCGTTGGAGCGTGACGCGCTGGCGAACTGGCAACGGCTGCTATCCGCCTCGCCGCTGTGCCGGGCTGATACGCAAATTGAAACGCCCAACGGCGCTTTCGCGCTGGCTGAATGGTTACGCGATGGACAGGTGCTGTTAAAAACCAACCACGGCCCGCGGCGGGTCAGCGACCCGTGGGCAATGGAGCCGTAA
- the mdcC gene encoding malonate decarboxylase acyl carrier protein encodes MEHITLSFPATRMASGNALAGVVGSGDMEVLLTADAGQTLTIDITTSVDNSRARWQALFSRLSTLGSLTAGTMTIHDFGATPGVARIRIEQVFEGVSYA; translated from the coding sequence ATGGAACACATTACATTGTCATTCCCGGCTACCCGCATGGCCAGCGGCAACGCGCTGGCGGGCGTGGTGGGATCCGGTGATATGGAAGTGCTGTTGACGGCGGATGCCGGACAGACACTCACCATCGACATCACCACGTCGGTGGATAACAGCCGGGCACGCTGGCAGGCGCTGTTTTCCCGGTTAAGTACGCTTGGCAGCCTGACGGCTGGCACCATGACCATCCACGATTTTGGTGCCACGCCCGGTGTGGCACGCATCCGTATCGAACAGGTTTTTGAAGGGGTGAGTTATGCGTGA
- a CDS encoding biotin-independent malonate decarboxylase subunit beta, with product MRDDRSFIELKARERAHALLDEGSYRELLGPFDGMVSPWLSQQGIVVQSDDGMVVAKGTLQGKPTVVIAIEGAFQGGSMGEVSGAKMAAALELAAEDQRNGIPTQAILCLETGGVRLQEANLGLAAIADIHAAIVDLRRYTPVIGIIAGTVGCFGGMSIAAALCSHLIVTREARLGLNGPQVIEQEAGVAEYDSRDRPFIWSMTGGEIRHHSGLADSLVADGVNAVKHAVNDALAHGVPAQHRSDKYAWYLTRLTDADTRTQADTQQIQQLFGEVKP from the coding sequence ATGCGTGACGACCGCAGTTTTATCGAACTTAAAGCGCGGGAACGCGCCCACGCGCTGCTGGATGAAGGCAGCTACCGCGAGCTGCTTGGACCGTTTGACGGCATGGTGTCGCCGTGGCTGAGTCAGCAGGGGATCGTGGTGCAGTCAGACGACGGCATGGTGGTCGCGAAAGGTACGTTGCAGGGCAAACCGACCGTCGTTATCGCGATTGAAGGGGCATTTCAGGGCGGCAGCATGGGGGAAGTCTCCGGGGCCAAGATGGCTGCGGCGCTGGAACTGGCGGCTGAGGACCAACGGAACGGTATTCCGACGCAGGCGATTCTGTGTCTGGAAACGGGCGGGGTACGGTTGCAGGAAGCTAATCTGGGACTGGCGGCGATCGCCGATATCCATGCCGCGATTGTCGACTTGCGTCGTTACACGCCGGTTATCGGCATCATCGCCGGGACGGTGGGGTGTTTTGGTGGCATGTCGATTGCCGCCGCGCTGTGCAGCCACCTGATTGTCACCCGCGAGGCGCGTCTGGGGCTGAATGGCCCGCAGGTGATCGAACAGGAAGCTGGCGTCGCCGAGTACGACTCACGCGATCGTCCGTTCATCTGGAGTATGACCGGTGGTGAGATTCGTCACCACAGCGGTCTGGCCGACAGTCTGGTGGCCGATGGCGTTAACGCGGTCAAACACGCGGTGAATGACGCCCTTGCCCACGGCGTACCGGCGCAACACCGTTCGGATAAGTATGCGTGGTATCTGACACGTCTGACTGACGCCGATACCCGTACACAGGCCGACACGCAACAGATCCAACAGCTTTTCGGGGAGGTAAAACCATGA
- a CDS encoding LysR family transcriptional regulator, with amino-acid sequence MLTDSDITFRKLEIFKTFMETGTITRTAERLGLSGVSVHRALHTLEEGVRCPLFIHKGRNLVALPAAHTLLEYSQEAMSLMERGLEETRKTAGVGQGRLRIGTLYSLTLETVPRLIMGVKLRRPDLELDLTMGSNQRLLAMLDDQQLDAILISLSDDTIDRNRLECLPLFEDNICLAAPASAQLDTRQPADLRDFHHQRFVSLSEGFATYAGFQEAFHIAGFEPEIVTRVGDIFSMLSLVQAGVGFTLIPERMKKVYENDVQLLPLAPPYQMRQLIAIVFARNREHDPNLLALVAEGRMYARSLNTTPAP; translated from the coding sequence ATGCTAACAGACAGCGACATCACCTTCCGTAAACTTGAGATTTTCAAGACATTCATGGAAACCGGCACCATCACCCGTACTGCGGAGCGTCTTGGGCTGAGCGGCGTTAGCGTGCACCGGGCGTTGCATACGTTGGAAGAAGGCGTGCGCTGCCCGCTGTTTATCCATAAAGGTCGCAATCTGGTGGCATTGCCAGCGGCACATACGCTGCTGGAATACAGCCAGGAAGCGATGTCGCTGATGGAACGGGGGCTGGAAGAAACCCGCAAGACCGCAGGCGTCGGTCAGGGTCGACTGCGTATCGGCACACTGTATTCGCTGACGCTGGAAACGGTGCCGCGCCTGATCATGGGCGTCAAACTGCGCCGTCCTGATCTGGAATTGGATTTGACCATGGGGTCGAATCAGCGTCTGCTCGCCATGCTGGATGACCAACAGCTTGACGCGATCCTTATCTCGCTGTCCGACGACACGATTGATCGTAACCGGTTAGAGTGCCTGCCGTTGTTTGAGGATAATATTTGTCTGGCGGCACCGGCGAGCGCGCAGCTCGATACCCGTCAACCGGCTGACCTGAGGGATTTTCATCACCAGCGGTTCGTTTCACTGTCTGAAGGGTTTGCCACCTATGCCGGTTTTCAGGAGGCGTTTCACATCGCAGGCTTTGAACCAGAGATTGTCACACGGGTGGGTGATATCTTTTCCATGCTGAGTCTGGTGCAGGCCGGTGTCGGCTTTACCCTGATCCCCGAGCGGATGAAAAAGGTATACGAGAACGATGTGCAACTGCTACCACTGGCGCCGCCTTATCAGATGCGCCAGCTTATCGCCATCGTCTTCGCTCGCAACCGCGAGCACGACCCGAATCTGCTGGCGCTGGTGGCCGAAGGCCGTATGTACGCCCGCAGCCTGAATACTACCCCTGCGCCCTGA
- the mdcH gene encoding malonate decarboxylase subunit epsilon, with product MKILFTFPGQGAQYAGMLQQLPADTCVLDEAFAVLGDEVYQLDTPQALRHTRAVQLCLLITGVAWARALMARDLMPDMVSGLSIGAFPAAVIAGVLRFDDALRLVALRGDLMEQAYPQGYGLTAIMGLSQSDVEALLPGSGAYIANLNAERQIVIAGSDESMAQVEEQALQRGASRAQRLHVSVPSHCALLDAPAGQLAAAMASVSFAPPRCCYLSGSSARAIWQPERIADDLAMNMARTVRWHEAMVAAEERDVGLAIEMPPGGVLTCLAKQAFSRSEAFSLARSGSDVVIHRTAQLRAQG from the coding sequence ATGAAAATTCTGTTTACCTTCCCCGGTCAGGGCGCACAGTACGCTGGCATGTTGCAGCAATTGCCTGCCGATACATGCGTGTTGGATGAAGCGTTTGCCGTGTTGGGGGATGAGGTTTACCAACTGGATACCCCGCAGGCACTACGACACACCCGCGCGGTGCAACTGTGCCTGTTGATCACGGGGGTGGCCTGGGCCAGAGCGCTGATGGCGCGTGACCTGATGCCGGACATGGTCAGCGGGTTGTCGATTGGCGCGTTTCCGGCGGCGGTGATAGCCGGGGTACTGCGTTTTGACGATGCGTTACGGCTGGTGGCGTTGCGAGGTGATCTGATGGAGCAGGCATACCCGCAAGGCTACGGATTGACCGCGATTATGGGCTTAAGCCAGTCCGACGTGGAAGCCTTGCTGCCCGGCAGCGGGGCGTATATCGCCAACCTGAATGCTGAACGGCAAATTGTGATTGCCGGTAGCGATGAAAGCATGGCACAGGTGGAGGAACAGGCACTGCAACGCGGTGCCAGCCGGGCGCAACGCCTGCATGTTAGCGTGCCGTCGCACTGTGCGCTGCTCGATGCGCCCGCCGGGCAACTGGCGGCGGCGATGGCGTCGGTGTCTTTTGCTCCTCCCCGTTGCTGTTACCTTAGCGGCAGCTCCGCCCGTGCTATCTGGCAACCGGAGCGTATTGCAGACGATCTGGCGATGAACATGGCGCGCACCGTGCGCTGGCATGAGGCGATGGTGGCAGCGGAAGAGCGTGATGTCGGGCTGGCGATTGAGATGCCACCGGGTGGCGTGCTGACCTGTCTGGCGAAACAAGCGTTTAGTCGCAGTGAGGCATTTTCACTGGCGCGCAGCGGTAGTGATGTGGTCATCCACCGCACCGCGCAACTCAGGGCGCAGGGGTAG
- a CDS encoding AEC family transporter → MTYVIVHALAPIFIIMLLGFWAGKAKLVDNKNVALLNIFVMDFALPAALFSATVQTPWAGIVQQSPLIVVLTLAMWITYAAIYFLAVKVFHKTPQDAAVLTLTVALPNYAALGLPILGSVLGDGSSTSLSVAVSIACGSVLMTPFCLLILEREKALASGGNQTSTLSMLPVLMWRSLKKPIVLGPLLGVVLSAIGIRMPELLLSAIKPLGLSATATALFLTGVILSARQLKLNSMVTTAVLTKLLIQPALAWGIVLVLGLHGSVAITAILMIALSAGFFGVVFGNRFGVQSPDAEAVLLLSSVLCILSLPLFITLTSGI, encoded by the coding sequence ATGACTTATGTAATTGTTCATGCCCTCGCGCCCATTTTTATCATCATGCTGCTGGGGTTCTGGGCGGGCAAAGCTAAGCTGGTGGATAACAAGAACGTCGCGCTGCTCAATATTTTCGTGATGGATTTTGCTTTGCCAGCGGCATTGTTTAGCGCCACCGTGCAAACGCCCTGGGCCGGCATTGTCCAACAGTCTCCGCTGATCGTGGTGTTGACGCTGGCGATGTGGATAACCTACGCCGCTATCTACTTTCTGGCCGTCAAGGTATTCCATAAAACGCCGCAGGATGCCGCAGTGCTGACGCTGACTGTCGCGCTGCCCAACTACGCGGCACTCGGTTTGCCGATCCTCGGCAGTGTGCTGGGCGATGGCTCATCGACATCACTTTCCGTAGCGGTCTCCATTGCCTGTGGCTCGGTGTTAATGACGCCGTTCTGCCTGCTGATTCTGGAGCGCGAGAAGGCGCTGGCGTCTGGCGGCAATCAGACCTCTACGCTGTCGATGCTGCCGGTGTTGATGTGGCGTTCGCTGAAAAAACCGATCGTGTTAGGGCCGCTGCTGGGTGTCGTGTTGTCTGCCATCGGTATCCGTATGCCAGAACTGTTGCTGTCGGCGATTAAACCGCTGGGGTTATCTGCCACCGCGACCGCGCTCTTCCTGACCGGGGTTATTCTGTCTGCACGCCAGCTAAAACTGAATTCGATGGTCACCACCGCGGTATTGACCAAGTTGCTGATTCAACCGGCGTTGGCATGGGGTATCGTACTGGTACTGGGGTTACACGGCTCGGTGGCGATCACCGCGATTCTGATGATTGCGCTGTCCGCCGGGTTTTTCGGGGTGGTGTTCGGTAACCGCTTTGGCGTGCAATCGCCGGATGCAGAAGCTGTACTGCTGTTAAGCTCCGTTCTCTGTATCCTGTCGCTGCCGCTGTTTATCACGTTAACGTCAGGTATTTGA
- a CDS encoding triphosphoribosyl-dephospho-CoA synthase, translating into MKTQRQSDAHDYAHWLAETATHCLIAEARLSPKPGLVDSRGRGAHQDLTLALMERSAHSLTATFHALALQSWQRSADVALRQIVGRVGREGEQQMMLATGGVNTHRGAIWALGLLVSAAAMLGGFGSEQTITETAAQLARLPDNGAPTVFSKGRLATQRYQVSGAREEAQQGFPHITRLALPQLRRSRRQGASENDARLDALMAVMTSLSDTCVLSRAGLDGLQAMQQGAQAVLAAGGVSCPAGRQALAQLDTRMLALNASPGGAADLLAATLLLDGIAQPSLYD; encoded by the coding sequence ATGAAAACGCAGCGACAGTCTGATGCCCACGACTACGCCCACTGGCTGGCTGAAACCGCAACGCATTGCCTGATTGCGGAAGCGCGACTGAGCCCTAAACCGGGTCTGGTCGATAGCCGCGGCAGAGGTGCGCATCAGGATTTGACGCTCGCGCTGATGGAGCGCTCGGCTCACAGCCTGACCGCGACCTTTCATGCACTGGCGCTTCAGAGCTGGCAACGCTCGGCAGATGTCGCGTTACGGCAAATCGTCGGTCGGGTGGGGCGCGAAGGCGAACAGCAGATGATGCTGGCGACAGGCGGTGTGAATACGCACCGCGGAGCCATCTGGGCATTGGGGCTATTGGTGAGCGCCGCAGCGATGCTCGGCGGTTTTGGCAGCGAACAGACTATCACCGAGACGGCAGCACAGTTGGCTCGCCTGCCGGATAACGGCGCGCCGACAGTGTTCAGCAAAGGGCGGCTGGCGACGCAACGTTATCAGGTATCGGGGGCGCGTGAAGAAGCGCAGCAGGGCTTTCCACATATTACCCGGCTGGCGCTGCCGCAACTGCGACGCAGTCGGCGTCAGGGCGCGAGCGAGAACGACGCGCGGCTGGATGCGCTGATGGCGGTTATGACGTCGCTGAGCGATACCTGTGTGTTGTCACGCGCCGGGCTTGACGGGTTGCAGGCCATGCAGCAGGGCGCACAGGCAGTACTGGCGGCAGGTGGCGTGTCTTGCCCTGCCGGTCGACAGGCGCTGGCGCAACTGGATACACGCATGCTGGCGCTGAACGCGTCGCCCGGTGGCGCGGCCGACCTGCTGGCTGCCACGCTATTGCTTGATGGTATCGCACAACCATCTTTATACGATTAA
- the mdcE gene encoding biotin-independent malonate decarboxylase subunit gamma: MSQVAHRGALWLDALAPGKPRLSGLCPSVQVADGNIAGEPVRFIAVVPDVNNHYPRAVKGEVGLLEGWTLAKVVHETIAADRNSEKKRPIIAVIDVPSQAYGRREEAFGIHQALAASAGAYAQARLAGHPVIGLIVGKAMSGAFLAHGYQANRLIAFNDPEVQIHAMGKASAARITLRSVEDLEKLAATIPPMAYDIRNYATLGLLSTLLDVANPDAPSADDLSQVSAALQQAVADARRDPSLKTRLGADNRRSSSLVRERMRAQW; the protein is encoded by the coding sequence ATGAGTCAGGTAGCACATCGCGGCGCGCTATGGTTAGACGCGCTGGCACCCGGAAAACCACGCCTGAGCGGGCTGTGCCCGTCGGTACAGGTGGCAGATGGCAATATCGCCGGTGAGCCGGTACGTTTTATCGCTGTGGTTCCCGACGTGAATAACCACTACCCGCGAGCGGTAAAAGGCGAAGTTGGCTTGCTGGAAGGCTGGACGCTGGCGAAGGTGGTGCATGAAACGATTGCGGCCGATCGCAACAGCGAGAAGAAACGCCCGATCATAGCGGTAATTGATGTGCCCAGTCAGGCGTATGGTCGCCGGGAAGAAGCCTTCGGCATTCATCAGGCGCTGGCGGCGTCGGCAGGGGCCTATGCTCAGGCGCGCCTCGCCGGTCACCCGGTGATTGGGTTGATCGTCGGCAAAGCGATGTCCGGTGCGTTTCTGGCTCATGGCTATCAGGCTAACCGACTGATCGCCTTTAATGACCCGGAAGTCCAAATTCACGCCATGGGCAAAGCCTCAGCGGCGCGTATCACGCTCAGAAGTGTCGAAGATCTGGAGAAGCTGGCCGCGACCATCCCGCCGATGGCGTATGACATTCGCAACTACGCCACGCTGGGGTTGTTATCCACGCTGCTGGATGTCGCCAACCCGGATGCGCCGTCCGCCGACGATTTGTCGCAGGTGAGCGCGGCACTGCAACAGGCGGTGGCCGATGCCCGCCGTGACCCGTCGCTGAAAACGCGGCTGGGTGCGGACAACCGGCGCAGTTCTTCCCTCGTTCGTGAGCGGATGAGGGCGCAGTGGTAA